The segment AAGGAATTCGAAGCAGCAGGAGGCGATACAACGCCGATGGAGGAGCGGTCATGAACCAAGCAATGCTGACCGTTAAGCAGGCCGGGCCGCTGGCACTCATTCAAGATACCGGTCGGTTTGGTGTGGGACATTTGGGCGTTACCCAAGGAGGCCCCGCCGACTGGATTTCATTTCGCTGGGCAAACTGGCTCCTTGGTAATGCACCTGATAGCGCGGCGCTAGAAATTGTCATGGGTGGTAACCTCACCCTGGTCGCTACTATCGAGGTGCGCCTAGCACTCACAGGGGCCGACCTGGGTGCTACCATTGATGGTCAGCCATTAGCCACCAACACAAGCTTTCTGCTGCGTTCCGGTCAAACACTCATTTTCAGCCAGCCTCGGCGTGGCCTACGGGCCTATCTGGCGTTTCCTGGCGGATTAAACGCACCAACGATTCTGGGCAGCCGTTCCTGCACTGCCCGCGAGCAAATTGGCGGGCTCCGTGACGACGGCAAACCGCTACAAACCGGCGACCAGCTCACCTGGCAGGGTAGCTCACCCGGCGAGCGCAGCTTGCCTGAAGGAGTAGCCCCCGCCATGCCGGAGAAAAGCTGCCAACTCAGCATGGTGCTTGGCTCGCAAGCTTCACATTTCGCCGGACGTAGCCTGTACAACGCTTTTAACCAGACTTGGACGGTAGATAACCGCGCTGATCGCATGGGTATTCGTCTCACCGGTCAGCCTCTGCATTGCACGCTCGGAGGCATTATTTCTGAAGGAATTCCCCTTGGCGCCGTGCAAATCCCACCCGACGGCCAGCCGATTGTGTTAATGAATGACCGCCAAACCATTGGCGGCTATCCACGCCTAGGTGCACTTACCCCGATGGCTTGTGCGCTGCTTGCTCAATGCGTACCGGGGACCGAAGTGCGTTTGAGCCCTGTCAGTGCCAGCCAAGCGCAAATTGCCTATCGGAAACAATTAAGCCATTGGCATTAAAAAACCCGCATCTATCGATGCGGGTTAGAACAGGGAAGTTACTTAGAGCAAGCGTTGCTTTGACGTTTATGCAACGTCGAAGCGGTCCGCGTTCATCACTTTTGCCCAGGCAGCGACGAAGTCTTTGACAAACTTCTCGCCGTTATCATCCTGGGCATACACCTCTGCATAAGAGCGTAGCAGTGAGTTAGAACCAAACACTAGATCAACGCGAGAGGCTGTCCACTTAACCGCGCCCGTTTGACGGTCGCAAATCTCGTAAACATTATTGCCCACCGGCTTCCAGCTGTTGCCCATATCGGTCAGGTTGACAAAGAAGTCGTTGGTCAACTGACCTTCTCGGTTAGTGAACACACCGTGCTTGGTACCACCATAGTTGGTGCCCAGCACACGCATTCCACCTAACAGCACGGTCATCTCCGGTGCAGTGAGCCCCATTAACTGGGCACGATCCAGCAACATTTCCTCGGGTTTGACGATGTAGTCTTTCTTCTGCCAATTACGGAAGCCATCGGCCAGTGGCTCTAAAGGCTCAAAAGAATCTACGTCAGTCATCTCATCAGTAGCATCACCACGGCCTTTAAGGAACGGCACACGCACCTCATAGCCCGCTGCTTTGGCCGCTTTTTCAATACCAACACTACCCGCTAAGACAATCACATCGGCAATGCTGGCACCCGTATCAGCAGAGATCTGCTCGTATACGTTAAGCACATCGGCAAGACGCGCTGGCTCATTGCCTTGCCAATCTTTCTGAGGAGCCAAACGAATGCGTGCACCGTTGGCGCCACCGCGCATATCGGAACCACGGTAAGTGCGCGCGCTATCCCACGCGGTGCTTACCATGTCGCTAATGCTTAAGCCGCTCTCAGCAATTTTCTGCTTGACCACTTCTTCGCAGTAATCAGTGCTACCTGCGGGCACTGGATCTTGCCAGATTAGGTCTTCAGCCGGTGCTTCTGGACCGATATAGCGTGCTTTCGGGCCTAGATCACGGTGGGTTAGCTTAAACCACGCTTTAGCGAAGGTTTGCTTGAAGTACTCGGGATCGGCCATGAATTTTTCGCAAATGGCGCGATACGATGGGTCCATCTTCATCGCCATATCCGCATCGGTCATGATGGGATTGTGACGAACAGAGGGGTCGGTTGCATCAACCGGCTTATCCTCTTCTCTAATATCGATAGGCTCCCACTGATGGGCACCAGCAGGGCTTTTTCTCAGCTCCCACTCGTAACCGAACAGCAGATCGAAGTAGCCCATATCGAACTTGGTTGGATTGGTAGTCCAAGCGCCTTCGATACCTGAAGTCACGGCATTGCTCGCTTTTCCATCCATGGTCGGGTTGCCCCAACCAAAACCCTGGTTCTCAACGTCAGAGGCTTCGGGTTCAGCGCTCAACGCACCGGCATCACCATTACCATGACACTTACCCACGGTATGGCCGCCCGCTGTTAGTGCGGCTGTTTCTTCATCGTTCATCGCCATACGGGCAAACGTCAAACGTACGTGCTCTGCCGTCTTCAGCGGATCTGGCTGGCCGTTTACCCCTTCCGGGTTAACGTAAATAAGCCCCATTTGTACCGCTGCGAGCGGGTTTTCCATGGTGTCCGGCTTGTTAACATCAGCGTAGCGCTCATCAGAAGGCGCTAACCACTCTTTCTCAGCCCCCCAGTAAATATCTTTTTCGGGGTGCCAAATATCTTCACGACCAAACGAGAAACCGTAGGCAGGCAGCCCCATAGATTCATAGGCTACGGTGCCGGCCAATATCATCAGGTCAGCCCAGCTAATTTTATTGCCGTACTTTTTCTTAATTGGCCACAGCAGACGACGCGCCTTGTCCAGGCTGACGTTGTCCGGCCAGGAGTTCAACGGTGCAAAACGCTGGCTACCCGTACCACCGCCGCCACGGCCATCGGCAATACGATATGTTCCCGCAGAATGCCACGCCATGCGGATCATTAGGCCACCGTAGTGCCCCCAGTCGGCTGGCCACCATGCTTGGCTGTCAGTCATCAAGGCATGAACATCGTGCTTGAGGGCGTCAAAATCGAGTTTTTTGACCTCTTCCCGATAGTCAAAATCCGAGTCCATCGGGTTAGTTTTGCGATCATGCTGATGCAGGATGTCTAGGTTCAATGCCTCTGGCCACCAATCTTTGTTGGAGGTACCAGTTGAGGTATTACCACCATGCATTACAGGACATTTACCACTCATATTTCTCTCCCCTTCTTGCTCTTTGCCTTGGACTTGCCAAGGAAACAGATGGCCAGCACTCTTACTCATTTTGCTGCATTGAATGCAGTCAAGCGTGCGTCATCGACATATCACTGTTTTAAAGCACCTAATCGATAGCTACAATTTGCTTTTTACGACCAAATTTATAGCTTTTAGCTATCTGTCAGCATGGGTGCTTAAGTAATGTCTCTCAGAATGGCCTCCAGCGGTCTGCAAGGACGATTGTTAAAACCCAGCTTGGCACACATATCCGCTAGCGACCTCTTTCTTAAATATCGCCCGTCAAAATAGCGCTTATTTGTGACGATTATTTTTAGTTGGACGCATGCCACATTATGATATTTTGTTAAATCAAAGTAGCTTATTTAGGTAATTCTAGCGGCAGATTCCAACAGAGAAATACTATATGTTGACGGCAAAATGTTGACGACAAAGCACTCCGCCCAGGGCTTTACCTTGTTAGAGCTGCTTGTTGCGCTGGCACTGTTTGCCACCCTCGCCACTATCGCCATTCCTAATTTTGCACGCATTATTCAAGAAAATCGGGTTATTACCACGGCAAACGACTACAAACTCGCCTTAAGCTTCGCACGCAGCGAAGCCGTTAGGCGCAACCAATCTATTCGCCTACAGCCTGTTAGCAACGGCTGGAGCGCTGGCTGGGAGGTCGTCGATGACACAACACCACTGCGCATATGGCCACAGTCCCAGCGCGATATTTCAGTGAGCGGTGCGCCTGCGTCTTTTACTTTTAATAGCCAAGGCCGCTTGGTAACAGCAAGTTTTGCCTCGCAAGACGTATCGGTCACGCTGGACGAGCGAGGCCGCTGCATTCGAGTGGAACCAAGCGGTATTTCCCGCGTATTAACGCGTCGTCAAGCCTGTGATTGATTCAATGTTGGGCCTTGCTATGCCTAAACCACAACGCGGGATTTCTCTGCTGGAGTCGTTGATAGCGCTACTGGTGCTATCCATCGGTTTATTAGGGGTTGTTGGATTACAAACACAGTCGCTCGTACATAACCGTGCCGCCTATTTTGAAACTCAGGCAACCAATATGGCCCAAGATATGCTGGACCGAGTGCGCGCCAACCCCGATCAAGCAGCCGCATACGAACTGAGTATCGGTAGTACGGTGCTTGGCAGTGGGCTTCCCGCCAACGACCAATCCGAGTGGGTGGATGACCTTGCTAGCGCGCTGCCTAATGGTGAAGGGGGAGTTGCGATCAACAACCGGCGTGTCAATGTCACGGTGCGCTGGGCAGACGCCTCTGCCCCTGAAAATACGCGTCAGATTCAGCTTGTGTCGGAGCTGTGATATGGATGACCAAACGCCTACAACTCGCCGCTGCCCTAGGCCCCAGTCAGGGTTTACCTTGGTAGAATTGCTTGTTGCGATGGTTATCGGTTTGCTGGTAATGGCAGGCGCCACACAGCTATTTATCTCGTCTCAGCAAAGCTATCGATTTCAAACCGCACTGGCGAACATGCAGGATGCTGGCCGGTTCGCGTTGGATACGGTAGCTCAAGAGCTTCGCCAAGCAGACTTCAGCGGCGGCTGCGCGTCGTCTCAAACGACCAATCATTTACGCAATATTGACGGTACTGAAAACGCCCATAACGCTATCCAAGCATGGAGTGATACAAGCAGCACCAACTTTGCATCGCGATTACTCAACCCTGTGGAAAGTCAGCACAGCGTCTTGTTTCGTGGTGGACTCATTGCGCGCACCGGCTTTGCCAATAACTCCCTGACCATTAGCAATACGTCCCCCCTCACTCTTAATCGAAGCGTAGACGGCCTGTATCGCAATCAGTTGGTGCTTCTTCAAGGCCTGCAAACCTGCGATGTGTTTTATAACGTCTCAAACAGCGACAGCGTGCTTCAAAAAGCGGTAGGCGCGGGATGGCTGGGCAATAGCGAGGCTGGCAGCCTCTCTTACAGCGTGGGCCAGAACGTTTCGCTTAGTGCACTTAACAGCGCGCTTTACTATGTTGGCCAAGACCCAGAGAACGATGTCCCCCCTTCGTTGATGCGTTTAAATCTCAGCCAAAGGACACCGCGCAACGAAATAGTTGCCAGTAACGTTGTCGCCTTGCGTACCGCTTTCTTAATCGATGGCGCCTACCTTGCCCCCGACCAGCTCAATGAAGCTCAGTGGGCGGAAGTACGTGCGCTGAGAATCAGCATAATCGTACAAAGTGATCACGCCAATTTACGTCGCACGCCGACAACGATTGCTACGGGGAACTTTCGCGACGATAACGTTTTCAACGCAGATGATGGACGCATTTATCAAGCATTTACCACCACTATCTCGTTGAGGAACCGTTAGCATGGAAGGT is part of the Halomonas sp. GT genome and harbors:
- the pilV gene encoding type IV pilus modification protein PilV yields the protein MPKPQRGISLLESLIALLVLSIGLLGVVGLQTQSLVHNRAAYFETQATNMAQDMLDRVRANPDQAAAYELSIGSTVLGSGLPANDQSEWVDDLASALPNGEGGVAINNRRVNVTVRWADASAPENTRQIQLVSEL
- a CDS encoding PilW family protein, translating into MDDQTPTTRRCPRPQSGFTLVELLVAMVIGLLVMAGATQLFISSQQSYRFQTALANMQDAGRFALDTVAQELRQADFSGGCASSQTTNHLRNIDGTENAHNAIQAWSDTSSTNFASRLLNPVESQHSVLFRGGLIARTGFANNSLTISNTSPLTLNRSVDGLYRNQLVLLQGLQTCDVFYNVSNSDSVLQKAVGAGWLGNSEAGSLSYSVGQNVSLSALNSALYYVGQDPENDVPPSLMRLNLSQRTPRNEIVASNVVALRTAFLIDGAYLAPDQLNEAQWAEVRALRISIIVQSDHANLRRTPTTIATGNFRDDNVFNADDGRIYQAFTTTISLRNR
- a CDS encoding biotin-dependent carboxyltransferase family protein; amino-acid sequence: MNQAMLTVKQAGPLALIQDTGRFGVGHLGVTQGGPADWISFRWANWLLGNAPDSAALEIVMGGNLTLVATIEVRLALTGADLGATIDGQPLATNTSFLLRSGQTLIFSQPRRGLRAYLAFPGGLNAPTILGSRSCTAREQIGGLRDDGKPLQTGDQLTWQGSSPGERSLPEGVAPAMPEKSCQLSMVLGSQASHFAGRSLYNAFNQTWTVDNRADRMGIRLTGQPLHCTLGGIISEGIPLGAVQIPPDGQPIVLMNDRQTIGGYPRLGALTPMACALLAQCVPGTEVRLSPVSASQAQIAYRKQLSHWH
- the katG gene encoding catalase/peroxidase HPI; translated protein: MSGKCPVMHGGNTSTGTSNKDWWPEALNLDILHQHDRKTNPMDSDFDYREEVKKLDFDALKHDVHALMTDSQAWWPADWGHYGGLMIRMAWHSAGTYRIADGRGGGGTGSQRFAPLNSWPDNVSLDKARRLLWPIKKKYGNKISWADLMILAGTVAYESMGLPAYGFSFGREDIWHPEKDIYWGAEKEWLAPSDERYADVNKPDTMENPLAAVQMGLIYVNPEGVNGQPDPLKTAEHVRLTFARMAMNDEETAALTAGGHTVGKCHGNGDAGALSAEPEASDVENQGFGWGNPTMDGKASNAVTSGIEGAWTTNPTKFDMGYFDLLFGYEWELRKSPAGAHQWEPIDIREEDKPVDATDPSVRHNPIMTDADMAMKMDPSYRAICEKFMADPEYFKQTFAKAWFKLTHRDLGPKARYIGPEAPAEDLIWQDPVPAGSTDYCEEVVKQKIAESGLSISDMVSTAWDSARTYRGSDMRGGANGARIRLAPQKDWQGNEPARLADVLNVYEQISADTGASIADVIVLAGSVGIEKAAKAAGYEVRVPFLKGRGDATDEMTDVDSFEPLEPLADGFRNWQKKDYIVKPEEMLLDRAQLMGLTAPEMTVLLGGMRVLGTNYGGTKHGVFTNREGQLTNDFFVNLTDMGNSWKPVGNNVYEICDRQTGAVKWTASRVDLVFGSNSLLRSYAEVYAQDDNGEKFVKDFVAAWAKVMNADRFDVA
- a CDS encoding GspH/FimT family pseudopilin, translating into MLTTKHSAQGFTLLELLVALALFATLATIAIPNFARIIQENRVITTANDYKLALSFARSEAVRRNQSIRLQPVSNGWSAGWEVVDDTTPLRIWPQSQRDISVSGAPASFTFNSQGRLVTASFASQDVSVTLDERGRCIRVEPSGISRVLTRRQACD